The following are from one region of the Dermacentor albipictus isolate Rhodes 1998 colony chromosome 5, USDA_Dalb.pri_finalv2, whole genome shotgun sequence genome:
- the LOC135906874 gene encoding uncharacterized protein isoform X3, producing MRISGPCVVVRRVPRVVGICFVILSCYVCNVTTIKRTLPEKLFHEVYTKLYRFYRFTDQYESSISEDLFKKLINRFITMAKTLEGFLRSKYVIKVNRKLLDYLSTLAQLRVQRVAPSAVVDTFDKVYAAAMDSIMRILDD from the exons ATGCGAATCAGCGGACCGTGCGTTGTCGTCCGGCGGGTGCCCAGGGTTGTCGGAATCTGTTTTG TCATTCTGTCGTGCTACGTCTGCAATGTAACC ACAATAAAGCGGACACTAC CCGAAAAGCTTTTCCATGAG GTGTATACCAAGCTATATC GATTCTACAGATTTACAGACCAGTACGAG TCTTCTATATCGGAGGACCTCTTCAAGAAGCTGATCAATC gcTTTATCACCATGGCAAAGACCCTTGAA GGGTTTCTGCGATCAAAGTACGTCATCAAG GTCAACCGAAAGCTGCTTG ACTACTTAAGCACACTTGCTCAACTCAGG GTCCAGCGCGTTGCGCCAAGCGCCGTGGTGGACACTTTTGACAAAG TTTACGCTGCAGCTATGGACAGCATCATG
- the LOC135906874 gene encoding uncharacterized protein isoform X2 produces the protein MRISGPCVVVRRVPRVVGICFVILSCYVCNVTTIKRTLPEKLFHEVYTKLYRFYRFTDQYESSISEDLFKKLINRFITMAKTLEGFLRSKYVIKGVRRSSALFPIYSLPVRNYLSTLAQLRVQRVAPSAVVDTFDKVYAAAMDSIMRILDD, from the exons ATGCGAATCAGCGGACCGTGCGTTGTCGTCCGGCGGGTGCCCAGGGTTGTCGGAATCTGTTTTG TCATTCTGTCGTGCTACGTCTGCAATGTAACC ACAATAAAGCGGACACTAC CCGAAAAGCTTTTCCATGAG GTGTATACCAAGCTATATC GATTCTACAGATTTACAGACCAGTACGAG TCTTCTATATCGGAGGACCTCTTCAAGAAGCTGATCAATC gcTTTATCACCATGGCAAAGACCCTTGAA GGGTTTCTGCGATCAAAGTACGTCATCAAG GGCGTACGCCGTAGTAGTGCCCTCTTTCCAATCTACAGCCTTCCCGTGAGAA ACTACTTAAGCACACTTGCTCAACTCAGG GTCCAGCGCGTTGCGCCAAGCGCCGTGGTGGACACTTTTGACAAAG TTTACGCTGCAGCTATGGACAGCATCATG
- the LOC135906874 gene encoding uncharacterized protein isoform X1 yields MRISGPCVVVRRVPRVVGICFVILSCYVCNVTTIKRTLPEKLFHEVYTKLYRFYRFTDQYESSISEDLFKKLINRFITMAKTLEGFLRSKYVIKGVRRSSALFPIYSLPVRTKYSVDDVNRKLLDYLSTLAQLRVQRVAPSAVVDTFDKVYAAAMDSIMRILDD; encoded by the exons ATGCGAATCAGCGGACCGTGCGTTGTCGTCCGGCGGGTGCCCAGGGTTGTCGGAATCTGTTTTG TCATTCTGTCGTGCTACGTCTGCAATGTAACC ACAATAAAGCGGACACTAC CCGAAAAGCTTTTCCATGAG GTGTATACCAAGCTATATC GATTCTACAGATTTACAGACCAGTACGAG TCTTCTATATCGGAGGACCTCTTCAAGAAGCTGATCAATC gcTTTATCACCATGGCAAAGACCCTTGAA GGGTTTCTGCGATCAAAGTACGTCATCAAG GGCGTACGCCGTAGTAGTGCCCTCTTTCCAATCTACAGCCTTCCCGTGAGAA CGAAATATAGTGTTGACGAC GTCAACCGAAAGCTGCTTG ACTACTTAAGCACACTTGCTCAACTCAGG GTCCAGCGCGTTGCGCCAAGCGCCGTGGTGGACACTTTTGACAAAG TTTACGCTGCAGCTATGGACAGCATCATG